A part of Caldisalinibacter kiritimatiensis genomic DNA contains:
- a CDS encoding cell division protein FtsQ/DivIB has product MKRNRGIDRKIRKKKNGLMFIMMILTISIFLILFTKTVFFQVSKIEVIGNNVLNKEKVILASGIMENENIFKINVKQAEKNLLLHPYIKKVDIYRKIPNRILINIEERKEIITIPCVSSYIYLDEEGIVLDILAEKKDTTLVKVRGLKVKNITKGEKIILEENQNINGIIELVKKCEDVDMIEMIDYVTMNDESILVIALKTGTKVALNAQDNVKYKLEFTKEILKKREEENLELKGMIDFTKGDNPIFRQDTM; this is encoded by the coding sequence ATGAAAAGAAATAGGGGTATAGATAGAAAGATTAGAAAAAAGAAGAATGGTTTAATGTTTATAATGATGATTTTAACTATTTCAATTTTTTTGATATTATTTACTAAAACAGTTTTTTTTCAAGTGTCTAAAATTGAAGTTATAGGCAATAATGTATTAAATAAAGAAAAAGTAATTTTAGCTTCAGGAATAATGGAAAATGAAAATATATTTAAAATTAATGTTAAACAAGCTGAGAAAAATTTATTATTGCATCCATATATTAAGAAAGTTGATATTTATAGAAAAATACCAAATAGAATTTTAATAAATATAGAAGAAAGGAAAGAAATAATTACAATTCCGTGTGTCAGCTCATATATATATTTAGATGAAGAAGGTATCGTTTTAGACATATTAGCTGAGAAGAAAGATACCACATTAGTAAAAGTTAGAGGATTAAAGGTAAAGAATATAACTAAAGGAGAAAAAATTATTTTAGAAGAAAACCAAAATATAAATGGTATAATAGAACTTGTAAAAAAGTGTGAAGATGTAGACATGATAGAAATGATTGATTACGTAACAATGAATGATGAGTCTATATTAGTAATTGCTTTAAAAACGGGTACGAAAGTTGCGCTTAATGCTCAAGATAATGTAAAATATAAATTAGAATTTACCAAAGAAATATTAAAAAAGAGAGAAGAAGAAAACTTAGAACTAAAAGGTATGATAGATTTTACTAAGGGCGATAATCCTATATTTAGACAAGATACCATGTAG